In Mya arenaria isolate MELC-2E11 chromosome 1, ASM2691426v1, the genomic stretch TTCTGAAAACATACATAGATCTAAGTTAATATACAATGAcagaatatttcatttataaatcaaaGCAACGAAGGTACCGATGGCAGGAACGACTATTACATCATTCGGTACAcgtcggtcattttccatcgaaaacaacctcggatgtgtgACGGTACGTACATGGAAGtagttcaattttttttaaataatagttttaatttattagttaagtgttttaacgtgtatttcgTATTACTAAGTTTAAGTCGATTACCAGTGATTACCCAAGAGTAAAGGCATTCAGTTTTCCTGCTGaatacgcgatctacttgcagcgtagttaaatgaaaagaattttgacattgtaaatcGTCCATgtgcatccgaggttgttttcggtAAAAAATGGCCCAGATGCTCGAATGCTATCGCATAAAGCTTCAGTTGGACATACCGTAGCAGCCAACTATCGTACATGTACTGTACAACTATTTTGTTGTGCTCACCGAACCGGACAAGTGGGATTTCTCCGGGTAATCCGGtctccccacaacacaagatcacaGTCACGCACAAtctcgtgccaacgagagtgatttagTACAAGGTATTCTTTTCACAAccgttgtaaaacaaataacgtttaaatttcaatatctCTTTGGCGGACCCCGACAATCAGTTCTACTATCTTTTAACGATTTTATCAGACTGTACATGAAACTTAATGATAAAAACCttgcaaaaaatatgaaaaataaaaaataaaaacagcaaaatagCGTCTAATCCTGACTTACCACCACATTTCGTGGTATAGACGCCCAAAAACCTTTGTTTGGTATCGCCTCCGAACCCTCTGCCTTTTTGACaaacttcataaacaatatTCCTCCAATCAGGTACGAAACAAGTACTCCAAATACTCTGAAATGTTTGAAGGAAATGCACAACTATATATTCTagtaaatactttgaccattttaaaaaaagtaaacaccATTTAGCAGACATAATCAGCCTAACTAGCCCCAGTTTCTCGTAACTTCATCAGATAAACCGGCTTaagaagcttatttcaattagccaaaatacatacttaaacttgatattgatatacaaaaaatggTTAATTATGAATATCATAAAGATATTGAAGTCTAAAAACCTTTAAAGGAGTAAAAATTACAcacacaaattataccaaaacataaatagtgagcttagcttaatcatATTATAACGGACTAAAGCAGTTTCGAGAAAGTTTGcttattgtataaaactggttaaacttttggttttgttaaagatggctagtttgtgttttattgatcaatATATTTATCCGATAATAATTATTAACCAATCGTATCATTTACCGAAATGTGCAAACAAGACTTAGGACAACCTTGGGGCAGCTTAATCAAGTTATATACGATTAGCTATCGCAGCCAATTATATCAACGGGGTTCAGTTTTGATATGGTCTACGATATACAACAGttgtatttattcaataaatacttttaacCAATCAACGAGTTCAAAACTGCAGACTATCCAGATTATGcacaatttaatatatttctataaactTGAATGCAGTACACCAAAGAACGTTATCCATGCAAATTGATCGGGAAATGCTCAAAATGCATTCCTGAGAGCTCCTGCATCCATTCAGTAGAATCAGGAAATGTccatacatttctttcaatCGTATCTGACTAACAGGAAACAGATAGTAAACATTGGGATTAtacataaaaacacacaataaacgTGTATTTGTACTCAActtctgttaattgatcttaatattgcctaattgtcttatcagatctccaatgctgtgcagttttggatgttttattataaaattggaccctaaatggccctgagccaatacatgaatacacaggaaattggcccctactttgtcaccagtgcaattagcaggagatgcaaagcaggggattatcatgccatgTATTTTGCTCTTATCTGTAAAAAGATGTAAGTGTcttacttgtattttaaattagtCTCCTATAACCGTGACTAGAGTGGCAATGCACttgtatgtaatgtttgttgaatgtacttttattcatcaatgtacaatgcattgatgagattgaaataaatgataaagcTGTAGTCGCACGAAATGTTTCTCTTCCGGCCTTCCTAGCTGTATCCGGCTACTGGTATATtctatgattgttttaaatcaaacgCCCTCACTGGGTTTTCACAGTTTTCAAAGCACTAAATTAACATTCAATGGCTTCACTTTTTTATGTACATAATCaatgaatacatttaaatgtcCATATTTTCTTAACTTCCCTATATACCTTTTGGCACtttgataacaatatacatatttcTTTCCGTTTTTTATGCTACCACACGTTTGATGCAACTAAGCAAAAGCCATACAATAAAAAGGGTTTACGCACATGATCAATAAAATGCTGCCGCCGCTGAGGCCCCCAGAGGCCCCCGATCCTCCCTTACAATCTCCCGTGGGCCCCTTGCTGTCACATTTGCCTGGGCATGCGCAGACGGTCTTCAACATCATTTCCTGAAACAAGAGGTGTTCGGTTAAATCTGAAATGAAAGCTTTGCTATTGAGCTTCAAAGTTTTCCTTTTGGTAACAAATATGGCTAAATATCCCAACAGAGAAATAGAGCAGTAAACATTTACAAGTTGAAGTGGTTTGTGGAGTTTTTGTTCAATGGCTTAAACTTTTTCGTACGaggaatattaatatatttaacaaatcacATGGCAAACAAATGGTTCAAAATACAACAGTGTTTACTTGGAAGCTTAAATGTCTTAAACTTACAAACTGGCCCGCTCCTTGTTCCCCTTTCGGTGTAAACGTCGGGTCACATGCACTCTCGTCACATATAAGGTCAACAGTGGTCAGtctaaaattataataatagatCTACatatcttcaaatatatttgtccAGTCAGAAAGTGTCATATGTTTGAACACTTCTTAGTGATGAAAGACGGTTTATATTAAACTAAACATATACagaataactgttttttttcagtgtaagatggCAATATTTTTCACCGAGTAAGCCCCAAAAAGCATTATTTCACGCGCGGCTTTGCCAAGAACCAGGGGATTCAATGTTCAAACTTTTCACTTGAAAATTTTTGGACAAAGTTTTTCATACTTGATTCCAGAATCAAGGTATAACATGGCCACTTGGCTCTACATTATCATGGCTCAAAATCTTTAGTCGGTTCTGGTTTGTCTAAGCTAACTAAATTCGACTTTACATCAAAACAGCTGCAGCAATGATCCTATGATGTCTTCGTAAATATTATTCACTGAACTTCACATGTACGCCTCTGAACACTCAGTGTTTCTTAGAGTTGCTCAATCGTTTTTCAACTGTTTCTATACATCACTTCGGTCTACAGTAAAGATATTGCATTCAGGAGCCtctttagtttagtttaaacgtatttatttaacaacgattgtgatACAAGTTATGCCGGGACTCGAActcgggtcgcctaggtgagaaagTTAGTGTTGCCAGATACTTAAACATGGTGTttgttcaaatgtaaatatggCCGGGTTTAAAACATATCTATGTACAGCACTTCTCCCACCCCCATCATACTCACTTTAGAACACAAGTTCCGGCGGTGTAGGCGACCACCACATTTCCAGCGTCAGCATCGTATTGGAAGGCTGCCCTCCCGCTGTCCCCAATCTGTTGCGactgctttttgttttgatctaaTACACATGCCTGTGAATCAAAATTTACGCTTGCGAGATATGGGGACACAAGTTGTTACTTACAACTGAAAgtgtgcatacatgtattttggaTAAGTTTTACGCTTGTGAGATATGAAGAAAATTAATATCGAGTACTATTGTAATATACCCTGGTATAGACCATTACTTTTCTTCCACGTCTTACACAAGCTTGGAGATAGGATAACCATTGTGAGATGTGGAAATAATCGATGTTATATTTGTTGTCATGGGCTTTTTTGTTGCAACTGGTTCTATATATTAAGAGGATGGGAGTAAATAATTGATAGATATGCATGAAGCCTAATCAAATCTCtatttgtgttaaaaataactttgaaataacTAAGAAAATATGTACACACCGTCGCTTGCTTGCATTCCACCTCTGAGAATGAACCACAAGGCGAATACGAATAGTAATAGCCCTCTTCTTGTTCCATAACGTCCTTAAATCTGAAAAAAAGGTATACAATATTAATGTGAAGATATAAAAGCCTCAGATAAAACACCCATCACACACGATAATGCAATGCAATGGATCTTACAGGCCCAAGCCTAGCAGACGAAACAATCACTTTGACCTCGCTAAGTCCTACTCATGCATAGTTCACCATTTTTCGGGTCCCAGCGTGTGCGCTTTTGCTCCGCCTCGCGGACA encodes the following:
- the LOC128240206 gene encoding uncharacterized protein LOC128240206, giving the protein MGIRKVSIISAVNRKLSLCTLVLLLLAGTSSGQKDCTMQDQCSCTMTDGSGIVDLTSLASKTDGQPTFKDVMEQEEGYYYSYSPCGSFSEVECKQATACVLDQNKKQSQQIGDSGRAAFQYDADAGNVVVAYTAGTCVLKLTTVDLICDESACDPTFTPKGEQGAGQFEMMLKTVCACPGKCDSKGPTGDCKGGSGASGGLSGGSILLIIVFGVLVSYLIGGILFMKFVKKAEGSEAIPNKGFWASIPRNVVNGCKFTVSKIRRKDVTYDQI